CTGGTCACGGTGAGCATCGGCAGCAATATCGAGCGCGACCGCCACGTGCACGCCTGCCTGGATGCCCTGGCGGAGACCTTCGGAGAGCTCCGGATCTCGCGGGTGTTCGAGAGCGAGCCGGTGGGCTTCGAGGATGGGCGCAACTTCTACAACCTGGTGGCGGCCTTCGACAGCGACTGGACGGTGGGGGAGCTGCAGGCCTGGTGCAAGCGCCTGGAATTCGCCAACGGCCGGCGCAAGGCGAGCCCCAAGTTCAGCCCGCGCACCCTGGACATCGAC
The Halomonas alkalicola DNA segment above includes these coding regions:
- the folK gene encoding 2-amino-4-hydroxy-6-hydroxymethyldihydropteridine diphosphokinase, producing the protein MALVTVSIGSNIERDRHVHACLDALAETFGELRISRVFESEPVGFEDGRNFYNLVAAFDSDWTVGELQAWCKRLEFANGRRKASPKFSPRTLDIDLLTVGELTGEHDGVALPRDEIRHHAFVLQPLAELLPEARHPESGETYAALWAGFEAGSQRLWAIEFHWAGRMISRAD